A window from Centropristis striata isolate RG_2023a ecotype Rhode Island chromosome 4, C.striata_1.0, whole genome shotgun sequence encodes these proteins:
- the tiam1b gene encoding rho guanine nucleotide exchange factor TIAM1 isoform X3, with translation MSVLKWSKHSKRSSDSVYDMLHLSTEQVAAFCRSLHDMNPTECVSSSPSPDSPFPPPATLRQLSDADKLRKVICELVETERTYVKDLNCLIGRYLTPLQKETFLTQDELDVLFGNLPEMVEFQVEFLKTLEDGTRLVPDLEKLERVDQFKKILFSLGGSFLYYADRFKIYSAFCASHTKVPKVLVKAKTDADFKAFLDERNPKQQHSSTLESYLIKPIQRVLKYPLLLKELYSLTDPDSEEHYHLDVAMKAMNKVASHINEMQKIHEEFGAVFDLLITDQSGEKKEVADLSMGDLLLHTSVTWINPPASLGKWKKEPQMATFVFKTAVVFVCKEGSKQKKKMGGGHRVSMSSEEKDPFRFRHMIPTDALQVRSLANADGEGSAVCEIVHTKSESEGRPERTFQLCCSSPEGRKDFLKTVHSILREKHRRQLLKTESLPLNQQYVPFGGKRLCALKGARPAINRAASAPTRTLGRRKLVRNRFTIDTDIVFDSEPEQDLASPQEPDSNRPQPEDVPDQLQQSELAGDTDRWVEEQFDLEEYEDQEEVKETDILSDEDDEFCQTPRAPSTDADLEAPVMALSLESEETEENESLKSPEASGTPGGDDDDDDDVKLSNAEKQSAVIDGNMEDQKSTKKNEIWVRRQQSDLSPDCGT, from the exons ATGTCCGTCCTGAAGTGGAGCAAACACAGCAAGCGCTCCTCAGACTCCGTCTATGACATGCTTCATCTG agTACGGAGCAGGTCGCTGCTTTCTGCCGCAGTCTCCATGACATGAATCCCACGGAGTGTGTGTCCTCTTCACCGAGCCCAGACTCGCCCTTCCCACCTCCAGCAACTCTCCGACAGCTCTCTGATGCCGACAAGCTCCGCAAAGTCATTTGTGAACTCGTGGAGACCGAACGCACCTATGTCAAA GATCTCAATTGCCTCATTGGCAGATATTTAACCCCACTGCAGAAAGAGACCTTCCTCACACAGGATGAG CTGGATGTACTGTTTGGGAACTTGCCAGAGATGGTGGAGTTCCAGGTTGAGTTTCTCAAGACCCTGGAAGATGGTACTAGACTGGTTCCAGATCTAGAGAAATTGGAGAGAGTGGATCAGTTTAAG AAAATCCTCTTCTCCCTGGGCGGCTCTTTCCTGTACTATGCAGACCGTTTTAAAATCTACAGTGCTTTCTGCGCCAGCCACACCAAAGTCCCTAAGGTCCTCGTAAAGG CCAAAACTGATGCTGATTTCAAGGCCTTCCTGGATGAGCGCAACCCCAAGCAGCAGCATTCTTCCACCCTGGAGTCATACCTGATCAAACCCATTCAGAGGGTGCTGAAGTATCCCCTCCTGCTGAAGGAGCTCTACTCGCTCACAGACCCAGACAGTGAAGAGCACTACCACCTGGATG TTGCTATGAAAGCAATGAACAAAGTTGCCAGCCACATCAACGAGATGCAGAAGATCCATGAAGAATTTGGAGCAGTGTTTGATCTGCTCATCACTGACCAGAGTGGCGAAAAGAAGGAG gtGGCTGATCTGTCCATGGGTGACCTGCTACTCCACACCAGTGTGACCTGGATCAACCCACCTGCCTCCTTAGGAAAATGGAAGAAAGAACCTCAAATGGCTACATTTG tgtTCAAAACGGCAGTGGTCTTTGTATGCAAGGAAGGATCcaagcagaaaaagaaaatg GGAGGTGGCCATCGAGTCTCCATGTCCTCAGAAGAAAAAGATCCCTTCAGATTCCGTCACATGATCCCAACAGACGCCCTTCAAGTCAGATCCTTGGCCAATGCAG ATGGCGAGGGCTCGGCTGTGTGTGAGATTGTTCACACAAAGTCGGAGTCGGAGGGGAGGCCAGAGAGGACATTTCAACTGTGCTGTAG TTCTCCAGAGGGTAGAAAAGACTTTCTGAAGACGGTCCACTCCATCTTGAGGGAAAAGCACCGCCGGCAGCTCCTAAAAACGGAGAGTTTACCTCTTAACCAGCAGTATGTGCCCTTTGGAGGAAAGCGCCTCTGTGCCCTGAAGGGAGCCCGTCCCGCCATAAATAGAGCAG catctgCACCAACCAGGACTCTAGGCAGGAGGAAGTTAGTGCGCAACCGTTTCACCATAGACACCGACATTGTTTTTGATAGCGAGCCTGAACAGGACCTAGCTTCACCACAGGAGCCTGACTCAAATCGGCCGCAGCCAGAAGACGTACCTGATCAGCTGCAGCAGTCTGAGTTAGCAGGTGACACAGACCGCTGGGTGGAAGAACAGTTCGATCTTGAAGAATATGAGGACCAGGAAGAGGTGAAGGAGACAGACATCCTTAGTGATGAAGATGACGAGTTCTGCCAGACACCCAGAGCACCGTCCACTGACGCCGACCTGGAGGCCCCCGTCATGGCTTTGTCCTTGGAGAGTGAGGAAACTGAGGAGAATGAGAGCCTTAAGTCCCCAGAGGCCAGTGGGACAcctggtggtgatgatgatgatgatgatgatgtgaagCTGTCCAATGCAGAAAAACAGAGTGCCGTTATTGATGGCAACATGGAAGATCAAAAGTCCACAAAGAAGAATGAGATTTGGGTAAGAAGGCAGCAATCTGATTTGTCCCCAGACTGTGGCACATAA
- the LOC131969441 gene encoding claudin-17-like, whose translation MNAKLEVLALVLGFVGLFGTITVTALPMWRVTAFIGANLIVMEELWEGLWMNCYRQADIKMQCKVYDSLLILPSELQAARALMCVSIVLVVIALSVIGCGTKKSNCCGDDQKCKNITLALGGGLYLLSFLTTLIPVSWVAHTVIRNFYNPAVVDSQKRELGEALFIGWATSGILLITAIILLLSYSKRRSKEEEPYTDTYLMAARDVQKEDSEYLGRTPSSFHKHQEYV comes from the coding sequence ATGAATGCCAAACTGGAGGTTTTAGCCCTGGTCCTGGGCTTCGTTGGCCTGTTTGGGACCATAACAGTTACTGCCCTGCCCATGTGGAGGGTCACTGCCTTCATTGGTGCCAATCTCATTGTCATGGAGGAACTCTGGGAGGGCTTGTGGATGAACTGCTACAGACAGGCTGACATCAAGATGCAGTGCAAGGTGTATGACTCACTGCTAATTCTCCCATCAGAGCTGCAGGCAGCCAGGGCCCTCATGTGTGTGTCCATAGTCCTGGTTGTCATCGCTCTGTCCGTCATCGGATGTGGGACCAAGAAGAGCAACTGTTGTGGGGACGATCAAAAGTGCAAGAACATCACCCTGGCCCTAGGAGGGGGTTTGTATCTGCTTTCATTTTTGACCACACTCATCCCTGTCAGCTGGGTGGCCCATACTGTCATCCGCAACTTCTACAACCCAGCAGTTGTGGATTCTCAGAAACGGGAGCTGGGGGAGGCCCTCTTTATTGGCTGGGCCACTTCTGGTATTCTGCTGATCACCGCGATCATCCTTCTGTTAAGCTACAGCAAACGTAGATCGAAGGAGGAAGAGCCTTACACTGACACGTATCTAATGGCTGCAAGGGACGTGCAGAAAGAGGACAGTGAGTACCTGGGGAGGACGCCATCCAGCTTTCACAAGCATCAAGAATATGTGTAA
- the LOC131970654 gene encoding claudin-8-like, translating to MASYTAYSGYGKPPQSYVGSYYDEKQAKTYADYEDSVYEEKKRIEKKDRRDAICCEVVALVIGFIGLIGVAAVTGLPMWKVTAFIEENIIVMETRWEGLWMNCYRQANIRMQCKVYDSLLFLPPDLQAARGLMCSAVALTTFALIVAAVGMKCTKVVDHRARTKHVVLVAGGCLFLLACVTTLIPVSWTGHVIIRDFYNPLLIDAQRRELGEALYIGWVTSALLFTAGVILLCRHAPRTQEPDERVIYNPNGSIYQPAYTYQPYTYQPAYSYQPPYSAPPPGSVAYAPSQYQ from the coding sequence ATGGCCTCTTACACTGCTTACAGTGGCTACGGCAAACCACCTCAATCTTACGTAGGCTCCTACTACGATGAGAAGCAGGCCAAGACATATGCAGATTATGAAGACTCTgtgtatgaggaaaaaaagagaattgaGAAGAAGGACCGTCGAGACGCCATCTGTTGTGAGGTTGTGGCCCTCGTCATCGGTTTCATTGGACTTATTGGAGTGGCAGCAGTGACAGGCCTGCCGATGTGGAAGGTAACAGCCTTCATTGAGGAGAACATCATTGTGATGGAGACCCGCTGGGAGGGATTGTGGATGAATTGCTACAGACAAGCCAACATCAGAATGCAGTGCAAGGTGTATGACTCCCTTCTGTTCCTGCCCCCGGACCTCCAGGCTGCTAGGGGTCTGATGTGCAGCGCTGTGGCCCTCACAACCTTTGCCCTCATCGTTGCAGCAGTGGGGATGAAGTGtaccaaagtggtggaccatCGAGCTCGTACCAAGCATGTTGTTCTTGTGGCTGGAGGCTGTCTGTTCCTTTTGGCCTGTGTCACTACCCTAATCCCTGTGTCCTGGACTGGCCATGTCATCATCAGGGATTTCTACAACCCTCTGCTGATCGATGCCCAGCGCAGGGAGCTCGGTGAGGCTCTTTACATTGGCTGGGTGACCTCGGCGTTACTTTTCACTGCTGGAGTGATCTTGCTGTGCCGTCACGCTCCCCGCACCCAGGAACCAGATGAGAGAGTTATATACAACCCCAACGGAAGTATCTACCAACCTGCATACACTTATCAGCCATACACATACCAGCCAGCGTACAGCTACCAGCCTCCCTACTCCGCACCCCCACCAGGATCTGTAGCATACGCACCAAGCCAGTACCAGTGA
- the LOC131969440 gene encoding claudin-8-like has product MANSALEIVGLILTLIGLIGTAASTGMPMWRVTAFIGENIIVFETRYEGLWMNCFRQADIRMQCKVYDSLLALPPDLQAARGLMCCALALGALGLLISLLGLQCTACIENNDRAKRLVLIIAGSMIIGACICVLIPVSWTGHVIIRDFYNPLLIDAQRRELGEALYIGWVTSAFLFAGGCMFICCNLQSEDKGSERYMYSRPSDYVSYPPQQLQPQQLVLIPQQQPQYQPVLSRHPSTLYSYQSRQLSTHPSLRSGVAYL; this is encoded by the coding sequence ATGGCCAACTCAGCACTGGAGATAGTGGGTCTGATATTGACCCTGATTGGGTTGATTGGGACGGCAGCAAGCACTGGGATGCCGATGTGGCGAGTCACAGCCTTCATAGGAGAGAACATCATTGTGTTTGAAACCCGCTACGAGGGTCTGTGGATGAATTGCTTTCGGCAGGCCGACATCAGGATGCAGTGCAAGGTGTACGACTCCCTCCTGGCCCTGCCCCCTGATCTGCAGGCGGCTCGgggtctcatgtgctgcgcccTGGCGCTGGGTGCCCTCGGTCTGCTGATCAGTTTGCTGGGGCTGCAGTGCACGGCGTGTATTGAAAACAACGATCGAGCAAAGCGTCTGGTCCTCATCATTGCAGGAAGTATGATCATAGGGGCTTGCATTTGTGTCCTTATCCCCGTGTCCTGGACGGGTCACGTCATCATCAGGGACTTCTACAACCCTTTGCTGATCGACGCCCAGCGCAGGGAGCTCGGGGAGGCTCTCTACATTGGCTGGGTGACCTCCGCTTTTTTGTTCGCTGGAGGATGCATGTTTATTTGTTGCAATCTGCAGTCTGAGGACAAAGGTTCAGAGAGGTACATGTACTCAAGACCCTCTGACTACGTGAGCTATCCTCCACAGCAACTACAGCCTCAACAGCTGGTGCTAATTCCCCAACAACAACCCCAATATCAGCCAGTGCTGTCACGACACCCATCAACCCTCTACAGCTACCAGTCCAGACAACTCTCCACCCACCCCTCTCTACGCAGCGGGGTGGCTTATCTCTGA
- the LOC131969439 gene encoding claudin-8-like — protein sequence MVQGVSEIAAMCVGLIGLIGAAATTGMPMWKVTAFIGADIIVMETRWEGLWMNCYRQANIRMQCKVYDSLLFLPPDLQAARGLMCCSLALSGLGLLVALVGMRCTSCIKDNDRAKTIILIVAGGMQFMACICVFIPVSWTGHVIIRDFYNPLLIDAQRRELGEALYIGWVTGAFLFASAMLFLCRRMPSDKGSFDIYRQANLLSYKPTPSRPTLMNYHPIPSVSSLRSTGYHPALQNNGSVGQQLAMPLQNIPQVITSDGALINHPVVYNPGLPESASLLYQHSMAHHSSMRSSNHVGSLYTPGHSLYTSQNTTQFTPTYIGNPSASYQSSFHPVAHTPVFVGYKASKIQPDSHSGSSAGVYI from the coding sequence ATGGTTCAAGGTGTTTCAGAGATAGCTGCAATGTGTGTCGGCCTGATTGGGCTGATCGGGGCGGCGGCTACTACAGGGATGCCCATGTGGAAGGTGACAGCTTTCATTGGGGCAGACATCATTGTGATGGAAACCCGATGGGAAGGCTTGTGGATGAACTGCTACAGACAAGCCAACATCAGGATGCAGTGTAAGGTGTATGACTCCCTGTTGTTCCTGCCCCCGGACCTACAGGCAGCCAGGGGTCTGATGTGCTGCTCTCTGGCTTTGTCGGGGCTCGGGCTCCTTGTGGCTCTGGTAGGAATGCGGTGTACATCCTGTATTAAGGATAATGATCGGGCAAAGACCATCATCCTGATTGTTGCCGGTGGGATGCAGTTCATGGCCTGTATCTGTGTCTTTATCCCCGTGTCGTGGACAGGTCATGTCATCATAAGAGATTTTTACAATCCTTTGCTCATTGATGCCCAGAGGAGGGAGCTGGGAGAGGCTCTCTACATCGGTTGGGTGACTGGCGCCTTCCTTTTTGCCTCTGCCATGTTGTTTCTCTGCCGCCGTATGCCTTCAGACAAAGGCTCCTTCGACATTTACCGCCAAGCAAACTTGCTGAGTTACAAGCCAACACCCAGCAGGCCAACTCTAATGAATTACCATCCCATTCCAAGTGTTTCCAGCCTTCGATCTACTGGATACCATCCTGCTTTGCAGAACAATGGCTCTGTTGGACAACAACTTGCAATGCCACTGCAAAACATCCCTCAAGTAATAACAAGTGATGGAGCTCTAATCAACCATCCTGTTGTCTATAACCCCGGCCTGCCTGAAAGTGCATCACTGTTATATCAACATAGCATGGCTCATCATTCCTCCATGCGGAGTTCTAACCATGTTGGAAGTTTGTATACGCCAGGCCACTCCTTGTACACGAGCCAAAACACCACGCAATTTACACCGACTTATATCGGCAATCCTTCTGCATCCTACCAGTCCAGTTTCCATCCGGTTGCACACACTCCTGTTTTTGTAGGATATAAAGCATCAAAAATTCAACCAGACTCTCACAGTGGGAGCAGTGCTGGTGTGTACATATAG